One window from the genome of Candidatus Didemnitutus sp. encodes:
- a CDS encoding DUF4982 domain-containing protein translates to MRRLPLVLLALAAPLALRAERLTLNFNPDWRFTKSDPAAAATPAFDDAAWETVSTPHTFNDVDTFDNWSLPGHRGEQQQWSGRTWYRKHFPAPATWRGRKVFIEFEAVRQVAEVYLNGTKLGVAKGGFTPFGFDLTPHLRFDAPNILAVMVDNRFAKDPLDPSLAPQAATNEKTHPNLGQLSQQFNEQIPATLDELQADQIPWNNPHWHPAHGGIYRSVRLIVTDPLHITLPLYSFLQTEGPYAYATNVSADSADFALEVPAHNERTTDDCFTVSAALFDADGREVWRGADDVALAAGEANTFKFAARLTHPRLWEPGYPHVYRCVIELRTKDAVIDRTEIPLGIRAIRWDAATGLWINGAHTKLHGWGQKPTNEWPGLGAALPDWLQAYTSRLMRDAGGNFIRWGHTPAGPAQIRAGDELGIVTLQPAGDGEHDTVGGAWELRLANFRDVLIYYRNNPSIFIWEGGNQKVTREHAAALRALMDRYDPHGGRAYAHRRADQITAEFMDVGIGTEGGREIARLPVVEGEYDREESPRRVWDDASPPNFGYPEAKGQTYQLTSEQFAVNQVKHYVTKLGADNHAGGANWIFSDSTSGGRVAVEVARASGEVDGVRLPKEAYFVCQVMFTYTPRVHVIGHWSYPAGTRKTVYVAANTGGDVELFVNGRSVGRAQPENRFLYTFRDVTFEPGEIKALAYDKSGRVAATAAQHTVGPAVALRLTPITGPDGWRADGADIALLDVEAIDARGDRVPTFQQRVDFAVDGPAVWRGGYNSGKLDSINHTFLDLEAGINRVALRSQPQTGRVTVRATSAGLAAATLTLEAHAVAADAPPAWPKFTLPNAPQRQPAELAPRAGATAPAIPAGQAGRFIKAFNYSGPNATIVHVETDARDGRNAYVDVESPFRQLPASLVGADWVQVDNRDARYHAVDLMELATAGPAVVTIAHDDRLPRPPWLADFAPTNEKLVVNGVTLSLFTRRLATAGSLTLGPNTEQANPKQAAMYLVFVR, encoded by the coding sequence ATGCGTCGTCTGCCCCTCGTCCTGCTCGCGCTCGCCGCGCCGCTCGCCCTCCGCGCCGAGCGCCTCACGCTCAACTTCAACCCCGACTGGCGCTTCACGAAATCCGACCCCGCCGCCGCCGCGACGCCGGCCTTTGACGACGCCGCGTGGGAAACCGTCTCCACGCCGCACACGTTCAACGACGTCGACACCTTCGACAACTGGTCGCTCCCCGGCCACCGCGGCGAGCAGCAGCAATGGAGCGGTCGCACGTGGTATCGGAAACACTTCCCCGCCCCCGCCACCTGGCGCGGCCGGAAGGTCTTCATCGAATTCGAGGCCGTGCGCCAAGTCGCCGAAGTTTATCTCAACGGCACCAAGCTCGGCGTCGCCAAGGGCGGCTTCACGCCCTTCGGCTTCGACCTGACGCCGCATCTCCGCTTCGACGCACCGAACATCCTCGCCGTGATGGTCGACAACCGCTTCGCCAAGGACCCGCTCGATCCTTCGCTCGCCCCGCAGGCCGCCACGAACGAGAAGACGCATCCCAACCTCGGCCAGCTCTCCCAGCAATTCAACGAGCAGATCCCCGCCACGCTCGACGAGCTGCAGGCCGACCAGATTCCCTGGAACAATCCCCACTGGCATCCCGCGCACGGCGGCATCTACCGCAGTGTCCGCCTCATCGTCACCGACCCGCTGCACATCACGCTCCCGCTCTACTCGTTTCTCCAAACCGAGGGCCCCTACGCCTACGCCACGAACGTCTCCGCCGACTCCGCCGATTTCGCCCTCGAGGTCCCGGCGCACAACGAGCGCACGACCGACGATTGCTTCACCGTCTCCGCCGCGCTCTTCGACGCCGACGGCCGCGAAGTCTGGCGCGGCGCCGACGACGTCGCCCTCGCCGCCGGTGAAGCGAACACCTTCAAGTTCGCCGCCCGCCTCACGCATCCTCGCCTCTGGGAGCCCGGCTACCCGCACGTCTACCGCTGCGTGATCGAGCTGCGCACCAAGGACGCGGTGATCGACCGCACCGAGATCCCGCTCGGCATCCGCGCCATTCGCTGGGACGCCGCCACGGGCCTCTGGATCAACGGCGCGCACACCAAGCTCCACGGCTGGGGTCAGAAACCCACCAACGAGTGGCCCGGGCTCGGCGCCGCCCTCCCCGACTGGCTGCAAGCCTACACCTCGCGACTCATGCGCGACGCCGGCGGCAACTTCATCCGCTGGGGCCACACGCCCGCCGGCCCGGCGCAGATCCGCGCCGGCGACGAGCTGGGCATCGTCACGCTCCAACCCGCCGGCGACGGGGAGCACGACACCGTTGGCGGTGCTTGGGAACTGCGCTTGGCGAACTTCCGCGACGTGCTGATCTACTACCGCAACAACCCGTCGATCTTCATCTGGGAAGGCGGCAACCAGAAGGTCACGCGCGAGCACGCCGCCGCGCTGCGCGCGCTGATGGACCGCTACGATCCGCACGGCGGCCGCGCCTACGCCCACCGCCGCGCCGACCAGATCACGGCCGAGTTCATGGACGTCGGCATCGGCACCGAGGGCGGCCGCGAGATCGCGCGCCTGCCCGTCGTCGAAGGCGAATACGACCGCGAGGAGTCGCCGCGCCGCGTCTGGGACGACGCCTCGCCGCCGAACTTCGGCTACCCCGAGGCGAAGGGCCAGACCTACCAGCTCACGTCCGAGCAATTCGCCGTGAACCAGGTGAAGCACTACGTCACCAAGCTCGGCGCCGACAACCACGCCGGCGGCGCGAACTGGATTTTCTCCGACAGCACGAGCGGCGGCCGCGTCGCCGTGGAAGTCGCGCGCGCCAGCGGCGAAGTCGACGGCGTGCGCCTGCCCAAGGAGGCCTACTTCGTCTGCCAGGTGATGTTCACCTACACGCCCCGCGTCCATGTCATCGGCCACTGGTCCTATCCGGCCGGCACAAGGAAAACCGTCTACGTGGCGGCCAATACCGGCGGTGACGTCGAGTTGTTCGTCAACGGCCGCTCCGTCGGCCGCGCGCAGCCCGAGAACCGCTTCCTCTACACCTTCCGCGACGTCACGTTCGAGCCCGGCGAAATCAAGGCCTTGGCCTACGACAAGTCCGGCCGCGTCGCCGCCACCGCCGCGCAGCACACCGTGGGTCCCGCGGTGGCGCTGCGGCTGACTCCGATCACCGGTCCCGACGGCTGGCGCGCCGACGGCGCCGACATCGCCCTGCTCGACGTCGAGGCCATCGACGCCCGCGGCGACCGCGTGCCGACCTTCCAGCAGCGCGTCGACTTCGCCGTCGACGGTCCCGCCGTCTGGCGCGGCGGCTACAACAGCGGCAAACTCGACTCGATCAATCACACCTTCCTCGACCTCGAAGCCGGCATCAACCGCGTCGCACTCCGCAGCCAGCCGCAAACGGGCCGCGTGACCGTGCGCGCCACCTCCGCCGGCCTCGCTGCCGCCACGCTCACGCTCGAAGCGCACGCCGTCGCCGCCGACGCGCCGCCCGCGTGGCCGAAGTTCACGCTACCCAACGCTCCGCAGCGCCAACCGGCCGAACTCGCGCCGCGCGCGGGCGCGACCGCTCCGGCGATTCCCGCCGGCCAAGCCGGGCGCTTCATCAAAGCGTTCAACTACTCCGGCCCGAACGCGACCATCGTGCACGTCGAGACCGACGCACGCGACGGACGCAACGCCTACGTCGATGTCGAATCGCCGTTCAGGCAGCTGCCCGCCTCGCTCGTCGGCGCCGACTGGGTGCAGGTCGACAATCGCGACGCCCGCTACCACGCCGTCGACCTGATGGAACTCGCCACCGCCGGGCCCGCCGTCGTCACCATCGCCCACGACGACCGCCTGCCGCGCCCGCCGTGGCTCGCGGATTTCGCGCCGACGAACGAGAAGCTCGTGGTCAACGGCGTGACGCTCTCGCTCTTCACCCGCCGCCTCGCCACCGCCGGCAGCCTCACGCTCGGACCAAACACCGAGCAGGCGAACCCCAAGCAGGCGGCGATGTATCTGGTCTTTGTGCGGTAG
- the secD gene encoding protein translocase subunit SecD yields the protein MFRRNLWKLILSTALVAWAVSSMLPLKDRDFGQYVRNEAEAKQADFNKLMTRVSERVQSNQAPSVFVALKQIAREEKIDLSQYFPQVRLEANLKNVEKRNSILLDELLRRSKGRLQLGLDLKGGVAFTLEVDEQVAAKFNENTRKEKLEKAIEIIGARVNSLGVSEPIIRPVGDTRIEVQLAGISTKDNPEVINAAKKPARLDFRMVHPYAAPPQEVPPGYEAMTLENESRGGETYAEELFVKRIPEMTGSGVSDSYPVMDEFGRFKIILRFNKEGKEKFAQVTKTIADEGQRAGRLGRLAIVLDGKLYSAPTVRDQINSDSAEISGSFTQREAIDLASVLNNPLDLPLVVKEQNEVGPSLAEDAVSSGVRASLIGTVLVCAFMVTFYATGGLVAVASLAVNIVIILGTMAALGATMTMPGLAGIVLTIGMAVDANILIFERMREELSVGKSLNNSNQAGFEKALTTILDAHLVQLIICAIMIWLGTGPIKGFGFTLLIGVISTLFSVLITGHMLMEMLVDAGLQKITMRRMLGDLKVDFVKYGKPAAIGSVALVVISLAYVVYQGDRIYGIDFAGGDQITANFTTKVDPGAIRKVAEQSGVGEVNITYASDLGSGKEQLKFETPYGKSEQLLSALQKAYPNAGLVKAGGSQIGATIGKEIKWNAILSVGVSMVVILLYIAFRFEFGFGIGAMASTLHDILMNIGIFVLFGHKFSAPMVAAILCVAGYSINETVVVFDRIREELKLNPTGNLRDIINGAITKVFARTIMTATTTFLAALSLWIFGGGQLHDIAFTFLVGIVTSTFSAIFVAAQVFYWWHKGDRKHVEAHHDIAPKYEWAGSSRASE from the coding sequence ATGTTCCGTCGTAATCTCTGGAAACTGATCCTGTCCACCGCGCTCGTCGCCTGGGCAGTGTCTTCGATGCTCCCGCTGAAGGACCGCGACTTCGGCCAATACGTCCGCAACGAAGCCGAGGCCAAGCAGGCCGACTTCAACAAGCTCATGACGCGAGTCAGCGAGCGCGTGCAGTCGAATCAGGCCCCGAGCGTGTTCGTGGCGCTCAAGCAGATCGCCCGCGAAGAGAAGATCGATCTCTCGCAATATTTCCCGCAGGTCCGCCTCGAGGCGAACCTCAAGAACGTCGAGAAGCGCAACTCCATCCTCCTCGACGAGCTGCTGCGCCGCTCCAAGGGCCGCCTCCAGCTCGGTCTCGACTTGAAGGGCGGCGTCGCCTTCACCCTCGAAGTCGACGAGCAGGTCGCCGCCAAGTTCAACGAGAACACCCGCAAGGAAAAGCTCGAGAAAGCGATCGAGATCATCGGCGCGCGCGTGAACAGCCTCGGCGTTTCCGAACCCATCATCCGTCCCGTCGGCGACACCCGCATCGAAGTCCAGCTCGCGGGCATCAGCACCAAGGATAATCCCGAGGTGATCAACGCCGCCAAGAAGCCGGCGCGCCTCGATTTCCGTATGGTGCATCCCTACGCCGCCCCGCCGCAGGAAGTGCCGCCGGGCTACGAGGCCATGACCCTCGAGAACGAAAGTCGCGGCGGCGAAACCTACGCCGAGGAGCTCTTCGTCAAACGCATCCCCGAAATGACCGGCTCCGGCGTCTCCGATTCGTATCCGGTCATGGATGAGTTCGGCCGCTTCAAGATCATCCTCCGCTTCAACAAGGAAGGTAAGGAGAAGTTCGCCCAAGTCACCAAGACCATCGCCGACGAAGGCCAGCGCGCCGGCCGCCTCGGTCGCCTCGCCATCGTCCTCGACGGCAAGCTCTACTCCGCTCCGACCGTCCGCGATCAGATCAACAGCGACAGCGCGGAAATCTCGGGCTCGTTCACCCAACGCGAGGCCATCGACCTCGCCAGCGTGCTGAACAACCCGCTCGACCTCCCGCTCGTCGTGAAGGAACAGAACGAAGTCGGACCCTCGCTTGCCGAGGACGCCGTCTCGAGCGGCGTGCGCGCCTCGCTCATCGGCACGGTGCTCGTCTGCGCGTTCATGGTGACCTTCTACGCCACCGGCGGCCTCGTTGCCGTCGCCTCGCTCGCGGTCAACATCGTCATCATTCTCGGCACCATGGCCGCCCTCGGCGCGACCATGACCATGCCCGGCCTCGCCGGCATCGTGCTGACCATCGGTATGGCGGTCGACGCGAACATCCTGATCTTCGAGCGCATGCGCGAGGAACTGTCCGTCGGCAAGTCGCTGAATAATTCCAACCAAGCCGGCTTCGAGAAGGCGCTCACCACCATTCTCGATGCCCACTTGGTCCAGCTCATCATCTGCGCGATCATGATCTGGCTCGGCACGGGCCCGATCAAGGGCTTCGGCTTCACGCTCCTCATCGGTGTCATTTCCACGCTGTTCTCGGTGCTGATCACCGGCCACATGCTCATGGAAATGCTCGTCGATGCCGGCCTGCAGAAGATCACGATGCGCCGCATGCTGGGCGACCTGAAGGTCGACTTCGTCAAATACGGCAAGCCCGCCGCCATCGGCTCCGTGGCCCTCGTGGTCATCAGTCTCGCCTATGTCGTCTACCAAGGCGACCGCATCTACGGCATCGACTTCGCGGGCGGCGACCAGATCACCGCCAACTTCACCACCAAGGTCGACCCCGGCGCGATTCGCAAAGTCGCCGAGCAGAGCGGGGTGGGCGAGGTGAACATCACCTACGCCAGCGACCTCGGCAGCGGCAAGGAGCAGCTGAAATTCGAGACGCCCTACGGCAAGTCCGAGCAGCTCCTCTCCGCCCTGCAAAAGGCCTACCCGAACGCCGGCCTCGTGAAGGCGGGCGGCAGCCAGATCGGCGCGACGATCGGCAAGGAAATCAAGTGGAACGCCATCCTCTCCGTCGGCGTTTCGATGGTCGTCATTCTCCTCTACATCGCCTTCCGCTTCGAGTTCGGCTTCGGCATCGGCGCCATGGCTTCGACGCTGCACGACATCCTGATGAACATCGGCATCTTCGTGCTCTTCGGCCACAAGTTCTCCGCTCCCATGGTGGCGGCGATCCTGTGCGTCGCCGGCTACTCGATCAACGAGACCGTCGTCGTGTTCGACCGTATCCGCGAGGAACTGAAGCTCAACCCGACCGGCAATCTCCGCGACATCATCAACGGCGCCATCACGAAGGTCTTCGCCCGCACGATCATGACGGCCACGACGACCTTCCTCGCCGCGCTTTCGCTGTGGATCTTCGGCGGCGGCCAGTTGCACGACATCGCCTTCACCTTCCTCGTCGGTATCGTCACCTCGACGTTCTCGGCCATCTTCGTCGCCGCCCAGGTTTTCTACTGGTGGCACAAGGGCGACCGCAAACACGTCGAAGCGCACCACGACATCGCGCCCAAATACGAGTGGGCCGGCTCTTCCCGCGCTTCGGAATAA
- the yajC gene encoding preprotein translocase subunit YajC, translating into MTKFSTFLAQAQPAAPGGASMLMQMLPLVLMFGAMYFLLIAPQRKKQKEHEKMLGALKSGDEIVTTGGIYGTITSVKEDRFIVRIGENQKVEVGKGFVHAVVKKSDAA; encoded by the coding sequence ATGACCAAATTCTCCACCTTCCTCGCCCAAGCCCAACCCGCCGCTCCCGGTGGCGCTTCGATGCTCATGCAGATGCTGCCTCTCGTGCTGATGTTCGGCGCGATGTATTTCCTGCTCATCGCCCCGCAGCGCAAGAAGCAGAAGGAGCACGAGAAGATGCTCGGAGCCCTCAAGTCTGGCGACGAGATCGTCACGACCGGTGGCATCTACGGCACCATCACCAGCGTGAAGGAAGACCGTTTCATCGTGCGCATTGGCGAAAACCAGAAGGTCGAAGTCGGCAAGGGCTTCGTCCACGCGGTCGTCAAGAAGAGCGACGCCGCCTGA
- the speA gene encoding biosynthetic arginine decarboxylase encodes MKNKSASNWSAAQSEDLYGFKRWGANHFSVDSEGFVQVEPIADGRSIRVLDVVDEAVSMGLKAPLVIRFQDKLRHRVVQLNETFRKAIKDEGYKGEYRGVFPIKVNQLREVVDEVIAAGKDFNYGLEAGSKPELMIALAMHEGQQRLIICNGYKDDDYMRLALLGRKLGKKIIIVIEQLSEVDTVIRLAKETGVKPMIGFRVKLQTRGEGKWSSSTGDNAKFGLNTAEVLFAVEKLRAAKMQQSLRLVHFHIGSQVPNIITIKAAVTEAARFYCQLSKMGFPMGYLDVGGGLGVDYDGSRTNFESSMNYSLDEYARDIVFNVREICTAADVKVPDIVTESGRAVAAPHSMLVVEVFERINKRESLGKQHQPKSTHKVVTDLEVLLKNKAKLGRLERYHDAMQKKEEAFSLFNLGYLDLENRAAAEQIFWQICEQIDKEGNKSGYQPEELHDLKKLLADQYVCNFSVFQSLLDSWALKQLFPVTPLHRLNEKPTVNAILVDITCDSDGKIGSFIDLQDQKDYLQLHPLKNGQSYYLGIYLTGAYQDIMGDLHNLFGRVNEVHVFLEDDEPNGYYIEEALAGSRVADVIEGVQYQWEELCRRVKQQVDHATKKDLIKPREGVRLVEFYESQMLAKTYLNIVPKPGKKK; translated from the coding sequence TTGAAGAACAAATCCGCCTCCAACTGGTCCGCCGCTCAATCCGAGGACCTCTACGGTTTTAAGCGCTGGGGTGCCAATCATTTCTCCGTCGATTCGGAGGGCTTCGTGCAGGTCGAGCCCATCGCCGATGGCCGCAGTATCCGCGTCTTGGACGTCGTCGACGAGGCCGTGAGCATGGGCCTGAAAGCCCCGCTCGTCATCCGCTTCCAGGACAAGCTCCGCCACCGCGTCGTCCAGCTCAACGAGACCTTCCGCAAGGCCATCAAGGACGAGGGCTACAAGGGCGAGTATCGCGGCGTCTTCCCCATCAAGGTCAACCAGCTGCGCGAAGTCGTCGACGAGGTCATCGCCGCCGGCAAGGACTTCAACTACGGCCTCGAAGCCGGCTCGAAGCCCGAGCTCATGATCGCGCTCGCCATGCACGAGGGCCAGCAGCGCCTCATCATTTGCAACGGCTACAAGGACGACGACTACATGCGGCTCGCCCTCCTCGGCCGCAAGCTGGGCAAGAAGATCATCATCGTCATCGAGCAACTCTCCGAGGTCGACACCGTCATCCGCCTCGCGAAAGAGACCGGCGTGAAACCGATGATCGGCTTCCGCGTGAAGCTCCAGACACGCGGCGAGGGCAAATGGTCCTCCTCTACCGGCGACAATGCCAAGTTCGGCCTCAACACCGCCGAAGTCCTTTTCGCCGTCGAGAAACTCCGCGCCGCGAAAATGCAGCAATCGCTGCGCCTCGTGCATTTCCACATCGGCTCGCAGGTGCCGAACATCATCACGATCAAAGCCGCCGTCACCGAAGCCGCGCGCTTCTACTGCCAGCTCTCGAAAATGGGTTTTCCGATGGGCTACCTCGACGTCGGCGGCGGACTCGGCGTCGATTACGATGGCTCGCGCACGAACTTCGAGTCGTCGATGAACTACTCCCTCGACGAATACGCCCGCGACATCGTCTTCAACGTCCGCGAAATCTGCACCGCCGCCGACGTGAAAGTGCCCGACATCGTGACCGAGTCCGGCCGCGCCGTCGCCGCCCCGCACTCGATGCTCGTGGTCGAGGTCTTCGAACGTATCAACAAACGCGAATCCCTCGGTAAGCAGCACCAGCCGAAGTCGACGCATAAAGTAGTCACCGACCTCGAGGTCCTCCTGAAAAACAAGGCCAAGCTCGGTCGCCTCGAGCGTTACCACGACGCGATGCAGAAGAAGGAAGAGGCGTTCTCGCTCTTCAACCTCGGCTACCTCGATCTCGAAAACCGCGCCGCCGCCGAGCAGATCTTTTGGCAAATCTGCGAGCAGATCGACAAGGAGGGCAACAAGTCCGGCTACCAGCCCGAGGAGTTGCACGACCTCAAGAAACTCCTCGCCGACCAATACGTCTGCAATTTTTCGGTCTTCCAGTCGCTCCTCGATTCCTGGGCGCTCAAGCAGCTTTTCCCCGTCACGCCGCTGCACCGCCTGAACGAGAAACCCACCGTCAACGCCATCCTCGTCGACATCACCTGCGACTCCGACGGCAAGATCGGCAGCTTCATCGACCTCCAGGATCAGAAAGATTACCTCCAGCTTCACCCGCTGAAAAACGGCCAGTCCTACTACCTCGGCATCTACCTCACCGGCGCCTACCAGGACATCATGGGCGACCTGCACAACCTCTTCGGCCGCGTGAACGAGGTCCACGTCTTCCTCGAAGACGACGAACCCAACGGCTACTACATCGAGGAAGCCCTCGCCGGCTCCCGCGTCGCCGACGTCATCGAGGGCGTGCAATATCAGTGGGAAGAACTCTGCCGCCGCGTGAAACAGCAAGTTGACCACGCCACCAAGAAAGACCTCATCAAGCCGCGCGAAGGCGTGCGCCTCGTCGAGTTCTACGAATCGCAGATGCTCGCCAAGACCTACCTGAACATCGTCCCGAAACCCGGGAAGAAAAAGTAG
- a CDS encoding alpha/beta fold hydrolase yields MHLRLPFLLSALLLAPFLRAANTPPHAAPNYGHDDAHGHTAPVNGIRLYYETYGAATGAPLVLLHGNGGSIAAMHFQIDFFRATRQVIAIDSRGHGRSEMGATPLTYEKIADDVAALLAQLHAAPADILGWSDGGIVALQLALRHPDRVRRIALSGANLVADALKPDDFAGMKTGLAEVRAKLAAGDRSPRNLQLEQHLVLMVDQTTITAEDLRRITCPALVLAGERDMIPEPHTRAIAAGLPHAQLHIFPGASHGALQEIPAEFNRVVAEFLAAP; encoded by the coding sequence ATGCACCTGCGCCTGCCATTCCTCCTCAGCGCCCTGCTGCTCGCGCCCTTCCTCCGCGCCGCGAATACGCCTCCGCACGCCGCGCCCAACTACGGCCACGACGACGCCCACGGCCACACCGCGCCCGTCAACGGCATCCGCCTCTACTACGAGACCTACGGAGCCGCCACCGGCGCGCCGCTCGTCCTCCTCCACGGTAACGGTGGCAGCATCGCCGCGATGCACTTCCAAATCGATTTCTTCCGCGCCACGCGGCAGGTCATCGCGATCGACAGCCGCGGCCATGGACGCAGCGAAATGGGCGCCACTCCCCTCACCTACGAGAAAATCGCCGACGACGTCGCCGCCCTGCTCGCGCAACTTCACGCCGCGCCCGCCGACATTCTCGGCTGGAGCGACGGCGGCATCGTCGCGCTCCAACTCGCCCTGCGCCACCCCGACCGCGTCCGCCGCATCGCGCTCTCCGGCGCCAACCTCGTGGCCGATGCCCTCAAGCCGGACGACTTTGCCGGCATGAAAACCGGGCTCGCGGAAGTCCGCGCCAAGCTCGCCGCCGGCGACCGCTCACCGCGCAACCTCCAACTCGAGCAACACCTCGTGCTCATGGTGGACCAAACTACGATCACCGCTGAAGATCTGCGCCGCATCACCTGCCCCGCCCTCGTGCTCGCGGGCGAGCGCGACATGATTCCCGAACCGCACACGCGCGCCATCGCCGCCGGCCTGCCGCACGCGCAGCTGCACATTTTTCCCGGAGCCAGCCACGGTGCACTCCAGGAGATCCCCGCGGAGTTCAACCGCGTCGTCGCCGAGTTCCTCGCCGCACCCTAA